A genomic region of Longimicrobiales bacterium contains the following coding sequences:
- the rpsB gene encoding 30S ribosomal protein S2, whose translation MSDVRLDQLLEAGVHFGHQTRRWNPKMKPFIFAERNGIHIIDLRKTLDRLVVAQQAIREVILRGDRVLFVCTKKQLKGVVEQEAKDCGSFWVTERWLGGMLTNFQTIRQQIRRLKELERGSEENSWEFYTKKERLMLDRERIKLDKYLVGVKDMGRLPGAMFVVDARREGIAVKEAQKLGIPVIAITDTNADPDPINYPIPGNDDAIRSVTLIAKAITDTITAARKEVPDDERRRTDELEATTYSTETGETTEKEAPKRRRPRRKRRPSPQVIAGQVNSDGEEGEAGAEVAEGSETSTAEAPAAEASVAEGEAAPEVATEEIKANADE comes from the coding sequence ATGTCTGACGTACGTCTCGACCAACTTCTCGAGGCCGGAGTTCATTTCGGCCACCAGACCCGCCGTTGGAATCCGAAGATGAAGCCTTTCATCTTCGCGGAGCGCAACGGCATCCACATCATCGACCTCCGCAAGACGCTTGATCGTCTTGTCGTCGCCCAGCAGGCGATTCGCGAGGTGATACTCCGCGGTGACCGAGTCCTCTTCGTCTGCACCAAGAAGCAGCTCAAGGGTGTGGTTGAGCAGGAGGCTAAAGACTGTGGCTCCTTCTGGGTTACAGAGCGCTGGCTAGGTGGTATGCTCACGAATTTCCAGACAATTCGTCAGCAGATCCGGCGGCTGAAAGAGCTCGAGCGCGGAAGTGAGGAGAATTCTTGGGAGTTCTACACCAAGAAAGAGCGCCTCATGCTCGACCGCGAGCGTATCAAGCTCGATAAGTACTTGGTCGGGGTTAAGGACATGGGGCGACTCCCCGGAGCAATGTTCGTCGTGGATGCGCGCCGTGAGGGGATTGCAGTGAAGGAAGCTCAGAAACTGGGCATCCCGGTCATTGCGATTACGGATACGAATGCCGATCCAGACCCGATCAACTATCCGATCCCGGGCAACGATGACGCGATCCGTTCGGTCACACTGATCGCCAAGGCGATTACTGACACGATTACGGCGGCCCGTAAGGAAGTACCCGACGACGAGCGGCGCCGGACGGACGAGCTCGAGGCCACAACGTACTCGACCGAAACGGGTGAGACGACAGAGAAGGAAGCTCCGAAGCGTCGTCGTCCTCGCCGGAAGCGTCGTCCAAGCCCCCAAGTGATCGCGGGTCAGGTGAATTCGGATGGAGAAGAAGGTGAGGCCGGTGCGGAGGTAGCTGAGGGTTCAGAAACTTCAACTGCCGAAGCCCCAGCTGCCGAAGCTTCGGTCGCGGAGGGCGAAGCTGCACCTGAGGTGGCCACCGAGGAGATCAAGGCCAACGCCGACGAGTAA